The Halosimplex litoreum genome has a window encoding:
- a CDS encoding flippase activity-associated protein Agl23: MTDSDGGGRLRVAGARLCERWGVDRITLAVVAVVVAAFAARFYRLGARTAHFDEGRVAYWVLDYAASGNVRYRPIIHGPFLQHVNEVVFGVLGPTDFAMRAVVAAVTALFPLSALLFRERLRDTEIVALAAFWAFTPVVLYYSRFMRGDPLVAAFMVTAFALFVRAVDTGGRRGYFYAGVGFVALGFTAKENALLYLLCWAGGAVLLLDHRLFRAADRGEDWTAVARTHCRRVLGTGWRHVDALLIGALGFLAVVVFFYAPRGETAVGPGLGAALSDPSLLPAVLREATVGSAGALADTWVNSPHQDHAYLPYLGHFLSTLRAGGFAVCILAVAGFVADRYRPDGPSDLVAVAFYWGVVSVLGYPIATDIEAPWATVHAVVPLAIPAAVGLGLFARWGREALADGDRVSAGLAALVVFVVTAQVAAAGAEHVYLTDHRESNQLVQYAQPAPGVQPVMREVGGAAPNHAGTDVVLYGDYFVDDPGATGPRRPACSPWQQVLPLPWYLERADATASCVDSADALVRTVDRERPLLVVARADDVSTRPAALSGYERRTALLRDRDTRTRFFVRSDVANASGGG; encoded by the coding sequence ATGACAGATTCCGACGGAGGAGGCCGACTGCGTGTCGCTGGGGCACGCCTGTGCGAGCGCTGGGGGGTCGACCGCATCACGCTCGCCGTCGTCGCCGTCGTCGTCGCCGCGTTCGCGGCTCGGTTCTATCGGCTGGGCGCGCGAACCGCACACTTCGACGAGGGTCGCGTCGCCTACTGGGTGCTCGACTACGCCGCGAGCGGGAACGTCAGGTATCGGCCGATAATCCACGGCCCGTTCCTCCAGCACGTCAACGAGGTCGTCTTCGGCGTCCTCGGACCGACCGATTTCGCCATGCGTGCGGTGGTCGCGGCCGTCACCGCGCTGTTCCCGCTCTCGGCGCTGCTCTTTCGCGAGCGACTGCGCGACACGGAGATCGTCGCGCTCGCGGCCTTCTGGGCGTTCACGCCCGTCGTCCTCTACTACTCGCGGTTCATGCGGGGCGACCCGCTGGTCGCGGCGTTCATGGTCACCGCCTTCGCGCTGTTCGTCCGGGCGGTCGACACCGGTGGCCGTCGGGGCTACTTCTACGCCGGCGTCGGGTTCGTCGCGCTCGGGTTCACCGCCAAGGAGAACGCCCTACTGTACCTGCTGTGCTGGGCGGGTGGCGCCGTTCTCTTGCTCGACCACCGGCTGTTTCGCGCCGCCGACCGCGGCGAGGACTGGACGGCGGTCGCTCGCACCCACTGCCGACGCGTCCTGGGAACCGGCTGGCGCCACGTCGACGCGCTCCTGATCGGCGCGCTCGGATTCCTCGCGGTCGTCGTCTTCTTCTACGCGCCGCGCGGCGAGACCGCGGTCGGACCCGGGCTCGGAGCGGCGCTCTCCGACCCGTCGCTCCTGCCCGCGGTCCTCCGCGAGGCGACCGTCGGCTCCGCCGGGGCGCTGGCGGACACCTGGGTGAACAGCCCCCACCAGGACCACGCGTATCTCCCCTACCTCGGGCACTTCCTGTCGACGCTCCGGGCCGGTGGGTTCGCGGTCTGCATCCTCGCGGTCGCGGGGTTCGTCGCGGACCGCTACCGACCCGATGGCCCCTCGGACCTCGTCGCGGTCGCCTTCTACTGGGGCGTCGTCTCGGTGCTTGGCTACCCGATCGCGACGGACATCGAGGCGCCCTGGGCGACGGTCCACGCCGTCGTCCCGCTGGCGATCCCCGCGGCCGTCGGACTCGGCCTGTTCGCCCGCTGGGGCCGCGAGGCGCTCGCCGACGGCGACCGCGTGAGCGCGGGGCTGGCCGCACTGGTCGTCTTCGTCGTCACCGCGCAGGTCGCCGCGGCCGGCGCCGAGCACGTCTATCTCACCGACCACCGCGAGAGCAACCAGCTCGTCCAGTACGCCCAGCCGGCACCCGGCGTCCAGCCGGTGATGCGCGAGGTGGGCGGCGCCGCACCGAACCACGCGGGGACGGACGTGGTGCTGTACGGCGACTACTTCGTGGACGACCCAGGTGCGACGGGTCCTAGACGGCCCGCCTGCTCGCCGTGGCAACAGGTTCTCCCGTTGCCGTGGTACCTCGAACGGGCCGACGCGACGGCGTCCTGCGTCGATTCGGCCGACGCGCTGGTCCGAACGGTCGACCGGGAGCGGCCGCTACTGGTCGTCGCGCGGGCCGACGACGTATCGACGCGCCCAGCGGCACTGTCGGGCTACGAGCGACGGACGGCACTGTTGCGCGACCGTGACACGCGGACGCGCTTTTTCGTCCGCTCGGACGTGGCGAACGCGAGCGGCGGCGGGTGA
- a CDS encoding 5-(carboxyamino)imidazole ribonucleotide synthase: MTLTSPGPTLGVVGGGQLGRMLAEAAAPLGVDVVVSDPTPDAPAAPVARDQVVGDFDDPDTVRELAERADYLTFEIELADPDLLERVAAETDTPVHPDPETLRIIEDKLVQKRRLAEAGVPVPEFREVNSVDELREALDDLGYPAMLKARKGGYDGRGNVPVESSDEVGAAFAEIVDAAQGGSQDDPSGVAMVEEMVDFERELAVMGCLGSALNDDGTHERATFPVTETIHREEILRETASPARATDSVRERARQVALDVLDVMEGRGVYGIELFQGPDDEILLNEIAPRPHNSGHWTIEGCHTSQFEQHVRAVTGRPLGDTGRRAPTVSTNILGDVDDRQDATLSGEDAIFETSRAHLHWYGKHEVYHLRKMGHVTLVGHTDAAVDDLLADVREVRDGLTFEQ, from the coding sequence ATGACACTCACCTCGCCCGGACCGACGCTCGGCGTCGTCGGCGGCGGCCAGCTCGGCCGGATGCTCGCCGAGGCCGCGGCCCCGCTCGGCGTCGACGTCGTCGTCAGCGATCCGACCCCCGACGCCCCCGCGGCACCGGTCGCCCGCGACCAGGTCGTCGGCGACTTCGACGACCCCGACACCGTCCGCGAACTCGCCGAACGGGCCGACTACCTCACCTTCGAGATCGAACTCGCCGACCCCGACCTGCTGGAGCGGGTCGCCGCCGAGACCGACACGCCGGTCCATCCCGATCCGGAGACACTGCGGATCATCGAGGACAAACTCGTCCAGAAGCGCCGCCTCGCCGAGGCGGGCGTCCCCGTCCCTGAGTTCCGCGAAGTGAACTCGGTCGACGAACTGCGCGAGGCGCTCGACGACCTCGGATACCCGGCGATGCTCAAAGCGCGCAAGGGCGGGTACGACGGTCGCGGGAACGTCCCCGTCGAGTCGTCCGACGAGGTCGGGGCGGCGTTCGCCGAGATCGTCGACGCCGCACAGGGTGGAAGCCAGGACGACCCCAGCGGCGTCGCGATGGTCGAGGAGATGGTCGACTTCGAGCGCGAACTGGCCGTGATGGGCTGTCTCGGGAGCGCGCTCAACGACGACGGGACCCACGAACGAGCCACCTTCCCGGTCACGGAGACGATCCACCGCGAGGAGATCCTCCGGGAGACTGCCTCGCCGGCTCGTGCCACCGATTCGGTCCGCGAGCGCGCACGGCAGGTCGCCCTCGACGTCCTCGACGTGATGGAGGGGCGCGGCGTCTACGGCATCGAACTCTTTCAGGGGCCCGACGACGAGATCCTCCTCAACGAGATCGCGCCGCGGCCGCACAATTCCGGCCACTGGACCATCGAGGGGTGTCACACCTCCCAGTTCGAACAGCACGTCCGCGCCGTGACTGGTCGTCCGCTCGGCGATACGGGCCGCCGCGCGCCGACGGTCTCGACCAACATCCTGGGCGACGTCGACGATCGACAGGACGCGACGCTCTCGGGCGAGGACGCGATTTTCGAGACGTCGCGCGCCCACCTCCACTGGTACGGGAAACACGAGGTGTATCACCTGCGGAAGATGGGCCACGTGACGCTGGTCGGCCACACGGACGCAGCCGTCGACGACCTGCTCGCCGACGTGCGCGAGGTCCGTGACGGACTGACGTTCGAGCAGTAG
- a CDS encoding AIR carboxylase family protein — translation MTADSVQSIIDQLHEQAEADLPNEETPDVGIVMGSDSDLPTMAGGQGKRPGAYAALADELGFEEQTDYEDAPESRFTFETFVVSAHRTPDLMYAYAETAEARGIDVIVAGAGGKSADLPNMTASIAYPLPVIGVPVQEKSVDSVIGMPQGAPITAVDAGKSFNAALTAAQILSRQHGEIRERLVEYHEGLQEEVGEVSRDLNELGTPGFKDEYWGEE, via the coding sequence ATGACCGCAGACTCCGTCCAGTCGATCATCGACCAGTTGCACGAGCAGGCCGAGGCGGACCTGCCGAACGAGGAAACGCCGGATGTGGGCATCGTCATGGGCTCCGATTCGGACCTCCCGACGATGGCCGGCGGGCAGGGCAAGCGCCCCGGCGCCTACGCCGCGCTCGCGGACGAGCTCGGCTTCGAAGAGCAGACCGACTACGAAGACGCGCCGGAGAGCCGCTTTACCTTCGAGACGTTCGTCGTCTCTGCACACCGGACGCCGGACCTGATGTACGCCTACGCGGAGACCGCGGAGGCGCGAGGCATCGACGTGATCGTCGCGGGTGCGGGCGGCAAGTCCGCGGACCTGCCGAACATGACCGCCTCCATCGCCTACCCGCTGCCCGTGATCGGTGTCCCCGTCCAGGAGAAGTCCGTCGATTCGGTCATCGGGATGCCCCAGGGCGCGCCGATCACGGCCGTCGACGCCGGGAAGTCGTTCAACGCCGCGCTGACGGCCGCGCAGATCCTCTCCCGGCAGCACGGCGAGATCCGCGAGCGCCTCGTCGAGTACCACGAGGGGCTCCAGGAGGAGGTCGGCGAGGTCTCCCGAGATCTGAACGAGCTAGGTACGCCGGGGTTCAAAGACGAGTACTGGGGCGAGGAGTAG
- a CDS encoding PQQ-binding-like beta-propeller repeat protein: MGPQTPAPAVDDDLMVLPESPDAWVVEARTGGRVHEVQLTPSGATHPSPTVADGRIHIGFRTFDLETGDLIWEYECDEPKYRIVKPGQEIVRSAGPSGRCPAVVDGTVFVAGSVRDGETRFVEADEQEGAVERSSVVAGNSSGGEFRDDYDEWGHLHALDAETGALRWEVEFDTPVPHSAPTVVADGSVYVVDADRMLRSFDASAGTVQWTVDLNGELSGTRPAIANGTVLVAAGDGDLLAFDAEHGERQWQFAAESALAGPPAVADGTVHVSDVDGGVYAVSPSGDTRWQFDVGATLNTGPVVAHGRLYVAGRELHCLARRD, encoded by the coding sequence ATGGGGCCACAGACGCCTGCCCCGGCAGTCGACGACGACCTGATGGTTCTCCCCGAATCGCCCGACGCCTGGGTCGTCGAAGCCCGGACAGGTGGCAGAGTCCACGAGGTTCAGTTGACACCCTCGGGCGCGACCCATCCGTCTCCGACTGTCGCCGACGGGCGAATACACATCGGGTTCCGCACGTTCGACCTGGAGACAGGGGATCTGATTTGGGAGTACGAGTGCGACGAGCCGAAGTACCGTATCGTCAAACCCGGCCAGGAAATCGTCCGAAGTGCGGGCCCGAGCGGCCGATGTCCGGCGGTCGTCGACGGCACTGTCTTCGTGGCCGGTAGCGTCCGTGACGGGGAGACGAGATTCGTGGAAGCCGACGAGCAGGAGGGAGCGGTGGAGCGGTCGTCCGTCGTCGCGGGGAACTCCTCTGGCGGGGAGTTCCGGGACGACTACGACGAGTGGGGTCACCTTCACGCGCTAGATGCGGAGACTGGCGCGTTACGCTGGGAGGTGGAGTTCGACACGCCTGTACCCCACTCCGCACCGACGGTCGTCGCCGACGGGAGCGTCTACGTCGTAGACGCGGACCGGATGCTCCGATCGTTCGACGCATCCGCGGGCACCGTACAATGGACGGTCGACCTGAACGGCGAGCTATCGGGTACACGTCCCGCGATCGCCAATGGCACGGTATTGGTTGCGGCCGGCGACGGTGACCTTCTCGCCTTCGACGCGGAGCACGGGGAACGACAGTGGCAGTTCGCAGCCGAGTCGGCCCTGGCCGGACCACCGGCGGTCGCTGACGGAACCGTCCACGTGAGCGATGTCGACGGGGGTGTCTACGCGGTTTCGCCGTCCGGGGACACGCGGTGGCAGTTCGACGTCGGGGCCACCCTCAACACCGGACCGGTCGTCGCCCACGGGCGCCTCTACGTCGCTGGACGCGAGCTTCACTGTCTGGCCCGCAGGGACTAA